Sequence from the Kogia breviceps isolate mKogBre1 chromosome X, mKogBre1 haplotype 1, whole genome shotgun sequence genome:
AGTCATATGAAGACATAAACAACAATGGTAAAGGTAGCTACATAGctaaataaaaaagcaagcagTTTTGCATATTTGGTTTAtaactcctctttttcttctatgtgacttaaaagacaaatgcataaaaCAATATTTGTAAAGTTATGTTAATATGCACATAGACCCTGTTTCAGGTGAGCTGTGCAGAAGGAGTCTTCTTATAATCAGAGAGCCTACTGGTTTAAAATTCATAATTAAGAGCTGCCGAAAGTCATAATGTAACATCGTAATATTTAGttaaaatgcaaaacagaaatatataaatttctagatGGATATCCATAAAACTGATAAGTGTTTAATTGTGGGACGGAGGTTGAAATTGGATGTGTGGTTAAAGCAGTATATTAAGATGAACTAGGTAATTCATTATTTGTGACAATAGCGACATGAAGATATATAATGTCTTTATTTAACAATTATTCCTGGAGAGGCTTCAATAAAagaatctcattctttttaactaGTTTTACCAAGTTTTCTTGGTATAGCTAGACCACAGTTTATTTGACATTTCCCTTTTGATGACTTAggctatttccaatattttggctCTTACAATGTCACAATAAACATCCATCTAGGTGTTCTGTGCACATGTGTACGTATATCTCTATTGTAATACAAAGCAGTGGAATTCTGGGTAATGTGGTATGTGCATATTTTTATgggtttgtttatgtttttcctttccatttgtaAAAGCTATTGGgatattagaaatattttcctgttatcttttatgatattgcaaatattctttcccaggctatttcttgttttcagatatttaatattttttcctttacaacttctggattttctttcatgtttaagAAAATGATCACATTACAAGACTATAaagtttttctcttaattttcattgcaatattttatttctgtttttcacattttcatcTTTAATTCACCTGGgatgtatttttgtatatgtggCTAGTAGGAATctatgttcattttcttctgattggATAATCTATGTACTTGATTCTTAGGTTAAAAAACGTCCTTGAAAATGtgtaaaatctttaaataaaaatgcttataGCTAAATATTTGCTCACTGctgtgattatttccttaggacaaAGTTCAAACAGTAGAATTTGGGAGTCATGGAGTATGCAGAGTATAGAGCTTTCGGTACTTATTGTGAATAGaagcaaaaaaaatgaatatagcaATTTACTCTCTCACTGAGTATGAAAATGCCTACATCCTCAATAAAACTGCATATTGTAAGTAAACATTTGTCTATTTGATAGGTAGATAacaacttgtttttattttattcatttttcatttgtctttttaccTTCTACTAAGGTTGAATAATGCTTATTTTCCACATAGATTTACTTGATGGGTACCCTCAATTTTCAGGATATGGTACCAACCATTTTGACTTTCAGGAGCCCTTAATTACGAATTGTAAACAATTAGGCTCTTTGGTTATAAGAAGACTCCTTCTGCACTGCTCAGCTGAAACACGGTCTATAGTGAGGATTTTTGAAGCAGTTTTGAAGAACATGTTTTCATGGGAACCCCAAAATGAAGATTCCAAGGCCATATGCACAGAAATTCTGACTTtgtaagtgtatgtgtgtgtctatgggGAGCTATTTGtcataaatttatatttgtaataaGCACTCTAGAAGATTATAATGTCAGGAGCTGACTTTTTGAGAGACATCAATTAATTATACAAGGTTATAATAGTTTTATAGACTGAATTTGGGGAATAATCCCTTTCTTACTGGGttctttttgaaaatgtaagTTATAGTTTCTAGAGAAatagattgtttccaattttatgCAATCAGAAGTAAAACTGGGCCAAGAACACTAGAATTctaattaattaaacatttattaagtacccacTATGCATAAGCCATAACACTaatcaatagaaatataatgaaatgataaaatatagtGAAATATAATAGTCTTTACTTTGAAATGGAAAATGCAAAAAGTCCAGTTAAGAAATAATGCttaagtatatgtatatacatatacataaaacaatatgtgtacatatatacactaaaaggaataaatacatatatttctatatatgtgtatacatttatatatataatatgtattatacatatattagtCTTACAAAGAATTCTTACATATGTTTCAGGATTGGAGGGGATAGAGAAGGGGATTGTTTCCCTAGATCTATTTCCTGCATTACTTTGTGCAATTTACACATATCTCCTGAGAGTCTTCTGAACCAGTAGGGCAGGCCTGACAGGAGCCTTCAGGGAGAAATCATGccacaagagaaagaagacaaaaccTCAGTTTTTAGACTTTGAGCAGCAACTCTGACTATAGCATGACATCTTTTGCTCaaatttgaaccctggtccaaCCCCCAAAATTGACTCATCATGTCTGACTCCTATGGAGGAAGTGTCCTGTGGCTGAAAATGGAAGGGGCTATTTTACTAAAAACTCTGCTAAACACTGTGGCCCAAGCAATCCTGGAACAGTCCCCACCTGTGTTAAGCATCACtataaaacagagagagaagcttTAGAAGACAGAGTGGGGATTCAATGCTCTGGGGACTCTAGGAAACTCAATGGGGCTTTGGCACTCAAGGactccactgcaccaccagcagcAGGGCCAGCAGAGAGCAAAGGGCCCAGCAGGCCTGGCAGGACCCAGGGGAGCCAGGGGTGGGGCTCAACAGCAGAGGCCTGGCGTGGAagtccccacctccctgcctaTTGGACTTGTTCCTGAGCGCAGGTTGAGTCATGCCAGGACCTTCCCTCCCTCAAAACTGATGTTCTGTAGTGGGTTGGGGTTCTGTATGCATAGATGGGAACAAGAGCTCACCAAGCACAGCTCAGAGTCACCTCATTTCTTCCCCACAGCAGCCCTGTGTGGCAAATGTTTTTCCATGAAAAGACTGAGTCTTAAGCAAGTGTATCTATACTAAGTGCCAGTTTTATTTCTCTGGCTAAGAGATCCAGGGATAATTTgaagtttacatttctttcttataGTTCTGTTATTAAGAGTTTATTAAGTGTTTCATTGCCCTTACAAGGTGATTGACAAGTTCTTTTATTGTgtctgtttattttagtttttttgtgaCACAagtaatacacacatatacacacatttacattattcatttgtttggaaAATGAGAAGATGCAgataggcaaaaaataaaataaaatacagatcacagagaTTCACTTTTAACCTTTTGGTGTATAATAATTCAGACATTTTTGCATTATGACATGTATAAATGtacatataagatatatatagatagacatatctatatatatcattatgcaacatattatttttactttacaatATACAATGAGCATCTTCCCATGAAAACGAATGAAACAACCCTATTAAATGAGCGAGATTGGATTAAAAGATGAAATGGTAATGAGTCATATGTAAATCAAAGGAACACTGAAGGATTGGAATAAAATAGTAGCAAATATTTAACAAGAAAACGCAAACAAAGGAAACCAATGTTGCAATATTAATAACAGAAAATAGTTGAATTCAGGGGAGAAATGCATTAAATGGGATAAGGACGGTCCCGAGAATGCCTATTGTTAGAATGCAGAGCCCTAAATTTCTTTCTCAGACCCCTTATCTCTTCCAAACACATTTCCATCTCGTCTCCCTCTCTTGTCATTTCTTCATCCTTAAAATGCCTATAGTCTATGTCCTCCTTAAATTCCTCGAGAGACTGAAGCAACCTTTGCCTAAAATTCCCTTCTGTTTGCTGGCGTTGGAATTCTCCATAGGGGCGTTCTTCCTCCCTCTTTGGCACGCTGCACTTgggttttccttcattttctttgcagGATTTTTGCATGATGTTTTGGTTTCCTGCTTAAGTCCAGGGAGAAAATGTAGAGTAAgattgcttcatttcttttcatgcaaATTGTCAGTTTCTCTCTGAAGCTAGATACTCGCCTAATCTCCCACCCCTGCTTCATGGTCCAGCCCTCCGAAGTTCGAGAtgcaccccctccctcccctaccccttctccgcctcctttcccctccctcagcAGCCCACCATTTCTCCAGCAGACGAGGCTAATGGCCTCTCTGATGGGCGGCAGGAGGGGAGCAGACAGGGAGTTGAGCTGTGGGGCCGCAAATTTTACCCAGATCTCGCCCTTCCCAACTCCCACCCTCAGAGACCCCCGTCTGAGTGCTTCCCTCCCGGAGACGATTCGGGATAGTTTCCTACTCTTTTACTTGCCTGGAGATGTCTGTGAACACAGACCCTCAGACCTGCAGACAGAAAGGAAGGGGCGGGAATTCTCTGTGGATCGACCAGCGCCAGAGACAAGACACACGTTATTATCTTGAATCTAGGATCCTCATCACCGTGTCGCCCCAAATTTCCTACCTCCTGTTTCCCCTGCTGTTCTTATCCCTTCCTACTGAATCTCTGCCTCcaacccccacccctcaccctcaGGCCTAGTCCTGCAAGGGCCctgtcccctccttccccatTCCTCTGCATCCCTCTTGCAGGCTAGCATTGAATGAGGCCAACTGTTTTCAAATTATCTCTAAATTTCTCTGTCTCCACCTCAGGATTCCAGCTTTTCTCCACGCACCAGCCCACACCTCATTTCCTCCAGTGGAGTTGGGAAAAGAGAAGGATAAAGGGAAATCTTGCTAGTCTGAGAGAAGCTGATTATTTCTAAATTACACTAAACCTCTGGGTGTCTCTCAGGAGACTTCCGCCtactccagccccacccccccttcaaaaatataattatctCCGATGAGTTTGCATGAGTTTGGAGAAAGCAATCCTAGACATATTCCAGGCACAAGATTCAGCCACTACCACCCCAAGAGTCCCAGTGGTTCCCTCACACCAACCTTCTGGGATTTAAAGAATTTACGTCCTCTTTCTCTTGGCCACAAGCACGAACGCCTGCAGGGCAGTAAGGAGCTGGTACCCAGAGGAGAAAGAAGCCCGGGAATATGAGGACTTCACGTCAGCTCCTGATCACGTGAGGATTATGTCATCCTCCAACTCTGGTCCTCACTTTCCCCTCCCACCAGCTGTGCTGCAGAAATGGAATGGCTTACCAacctcccaccaccccccaccaggCCCTGTCACTCATTTTTGTCATTGCTAATTCCAGAGGTCAAAAGTGGCCCCTTCTCCCTGTAGTTGGAATTTGCCTTTTTCTGATTACCAAAGAAGGGCTGCATTTTACCATAGTCATATTAACAATTGCTACTTTTTTAATGGTTGTGTGGAGGGAGAGGATTATTTATCCTTTTCTAAAATACAAGAACACAAAGGTAGCAGTCTTCCCTCCACCCACCTTCTCCCCAGTCACTAATAGCCACCATTTTCCTTGCACTTCAGTTCTTGCAACCAAATTAGAGGGTGTGGGGTAaattaaggaaggaaataatgactGGGATTGTGGTTTTTACTTTCATTCTGAtaatttcctattcttttcccttttccccccataaacatattatattcttttaataatCAGAAATACAGTAACAGTACATACATTTGGAAAAAAGATTCAAGATAGGAGGATAAAAAGACCCAGCCACCTGTTTCTGTTGCTGAGTCATAAGATAAATATAGACCCTCCAAGCAGACACATTTTTGGAAGTTTAAAATGTACAGGGCAACTGGAGGCTACCTTTTTGAGGCACTCCTGAGCATGTGGGGCCTTTTCATTAGGTGAGCTCCTGAGTCCATAATCCTACATACCTAGATTTTCAGATCTCAAAAGTCACTCATAAAATTTTACTACTTCGATCTCAGTATCATGCCCTCTGTCTCCCAGTTTGTACCATGCCCTTGTATTTCCCTCACTACTGTGTTTAAAA
This genomic interval carries:
- the TCEAL7 gene encoding transcription elongation factor A protein-like 7, with translation MQKSCKENEGKPKCSVPKREEERPYGEFQRQQTEGNFRQRLLQSLEEFKEDIDYRHFKDEEMTREGDEMEMCLEEIRGLRKKFRALHSNNRHSRDRPYPI